The Leifsonia xyli genomic sequence GTCGCAGAAACCGCGCCAGGTCCTGGATGCGGAACGCGCCTTCGCCGAGCGCTACACCTCGGCCGTGCACCGCGGCGCGCACACCGTCGCGGGTGAGGCCACGGAGCTGTTCGAGGACGCCCGCGCCCGCGTCGCCGGTTTCGTCGGCGCGCAGCCGGAGGAGCTGGTGTGGACCTCGAACGCCACCGAGGGCATCAACCTGCTCGCCTACGGGATGTCGAACGCCTCCCTCGGCCGCGGCGGAGCCGCCGCCGAGCGCTTCCGCCTCGGCGCGAGCGACGAGATCGTCGTCACGGAGGCCGAGCACCACGCCAACCTCGTCCCGTGGCAGGAGCTCGCCGCGCGCACCGGCGCCACCCTCCGCGTCATCGGACTCAGCGACGACGGCATGCTGCGCCTCGACCAGGCCGCCGAGCTGATCGGCCCGCGCGCCAAGGTCGTCGCCTTCGCCCACGTCTCCAACGTCCTCGGCGGCATCAACCCGGTCGCCGAGCTCGTCGAGCTGGCTCACGCGCAGGGCGCGCTCGTCGTCCTCGACGCGTGCCAGTCCGTGCCGCATCTCGCCGTGGACTTCCCGGCGCTCGACGTCGACTTCGCTGTGTTCTCGGGCCACAAGATGCTCGGCCCGACCGGAGTCGGCGCGCTCTACGGCCGCAGCGAGCTGTTGAACGCCCTCCCGCCGTTCCTCACCGGCGGCTCGATGATCACCCAGGTGACCCTCGAAGGCGCCGAGTACCTGCCCGCGCCGCAGCGTTTCGAGGCGGGCACGCAGCGCGTGTCGCAGGCGGTCGCGCTGGCCGCCGCCGTCGACTACCTCGAGGGCGTCGGGATGCCGGCGATCGAGGCGCACGAGGAGGCGTTGGGCGAGCGGCTCCTCGCCGGGCTCTCCGAGATCGAGGGGGTCCGCATCCTGGGTCCGGGCGCGGGTGTGCCGCGGGTCGGGCTGGCGAGCGTCGTCGTGGACGGAATCCACGCGCACGACGTCGGCCAGTTCCTCGACGACCGCGGTATCGCGGTGCGCGTCGGCCATCACTGCGCGCAGCCGGTCCACCGCCGCTTCGGCGCGACGGCGAGCACGCGTGTCAGCACCTACCT encodes the following:
- a CDS encoding cysteine desulfurase, producing MRTETLDTAALRADFPILSREVNGHPFVYLDSGATSQKPRQVLDAERAFAERYTSAVHRGAHTVAGEATELFEDARARVAGFVGAQPEELVWTSNATEGINLLAYGMSNASLGRGGAAAERFRLGASDEIVVTEAEHHANLVPWQELAARTGATLRVIGLSDDGMLRLDQAAELIGPRAKVVAFAHVSNVLGGINPVAELVELAHAQGALVVLDACQSVPHLAVDFPALDVDFAVFSGHKMLGPTGVGALYGRSELLNALPPFLTGGSMITQVTLEGAEYLPAPQRFEAGTQRVSQAVALAAAVDYLEGVGMPAIEAHEEALGERLLAGLSEIEGVRILGPGAGVPRVGLASVVVDGIHAHDVGQFLDDRGIAVRVGHHCAQPVHRRFGATASTRVSTYLYNTADEVDAAVEAIADARVFFGVAGGVR